CTCGTTGGTCCAGCTGTCTTCTTATCGTCTGCAGCTGCCCGTTACGTGACGGGACAAACGCTTTATGTCGATGGCGGGATGACGATTAAAGGTTTTTAAAGACAAAAGAGACGGATGCGCATCTGCCCATCTGTCTTCTCATATCTGAAAGGAGCTTCATCATGTCAAAACGTGTTGCACTTGTCGCTGGTGCCTCCCGGGGTGCCGGTCGTGGCATCGCTTATGCTTTAGGTGACGCCGAAATGATCGTCTACGTCACGGGACGAAGTACGAACGAACAGACGACGGACAATCGAAGCGAGACGATCGAGGAGACAGCTGCTGGTGTCACGGCATGCGGCGGACTTGGCATCCCTGTCGTTTGTGACCATACGACTCAAACGGACATCGACCGTCTGATTCAGCAGATCCAGCACCGACATGGTCGAATCGACCTCCTCGTCAATTGTGTGTTCGGTGGTTCGGAAAGCCACTTGCCGTCTGGAACCGGTCGACGGTTTTGGGAGCGACCACTGGAACATTGGGACGCGATGATGTCTGCCGGACCGAAAGCGTACGTGTGGACGATTCGCGCTGCGATGCCGTTACTACTACAGAGTCCAGCTGCGCTCGTCGTCAATCTGACGTCATTCGCTCCAGATCAAATGGCCGGAAATCTCTATTATGATTTAGCGATGCAAACCATCAATCGAATGACGCACGTCATGGCGCATGAGTTATATCAAACGAATATCTCCGTCATTGCGCTCTGCCCTGGTTTCATGCGGACGGAACGAGTCGTTGATGCCGGATTCGCGAGTGCCGCGACTGAATCGACGACTTATATCGGACGCGCTGTTGCAGCGCTGTTGGCGGATGACGACGTTAGCCGTTACTCTGGGCAAGCGGTCTTTGTTGCAGACCTTGCGAAGACGTATCAATTTACGGATCAGGACGGGACGCAGCCGTTACCGTTTTAAGATATACATTAGAGGAGCGTGAACTATGTGTCCTGAAGACAACCAATTGATTTCGATTGCCTTATCAAGATTTGGGATTTCGTATGATTCTGCTAATGATCGTTCAGTCTCTTTATCGACTTTTGGAATTCATGGTGACAGACATTATCGAATAACCTGTGATGATAACGTTTATTCCTTACGCCTTCTTGCGGATGACCGATATAGATCTGAGACACACCTTGCCTCTGCATCAGATTTGAATCAGCAATTACTCGTAACTGATAGGATGCGTGAACATGGACTTCCCTTCATGAAACGCGTCCAACCGACAACTGACTCAAGTACATTTTCAACAATTCAAGATGATACTGGTCGAGAGTGGCACTGTGTCCTTTTTGATTGGATAGACGGCACACATGTTACTGCACAAACCAACTCATCAGCGTCAAAAATTGGTGCGTTGCTTAGGCAGCTACATGATATACCGGTCGATTTACAATTTTCATTTCCTGTCGTCGATCATACCGTCGCCTACCGAAAATGGCTTCATGATTTATCAAAAGAGGACACTACCATCGCTTCAATAGATCAACAAAATTTAAGTAATTATCTTGATCTCGTCCAGTTTCATATCTATCAAGCACAACGCAGGTCGAAGAACGATCTGTCACCTGTTTTATCAACAGACCTCAATCCACTAAATATTTTATGGAAGAACGATCATATCGTCGGAATCGTTGATCACGAACATATTAGTTACTCTGATCGTATACAAGATCTCGCATGGATCCTTAAATGGTATGCACGGAATGAAGGGATTCATTCTTTTAACGTGTCTCCTGAACTAGCGCAAACGATTTTAGAAAACTATGACATGAAGTGTTTTAATCACGATGATTTTGTTCGACTTGAATCCTTACTCTGGCTTTCTGGCTGTTTCAATTTCCATTTCGTTCAACAAACATTCAAGCTTTTATCTGATTCTATCGTTTCAAGCGAGGAATTGAGCAATCATCTAGAACGTTATCGTCAAAGAGGAAAAGCTCTCATCTCACTATTAGCTAGATGAACCATGTTATTTCCGTTCTGGCCGTGCTGAATCAAAGACTTCTTTCGCATCAAAGAACGGATCGAGTACACTCGTCTTTCCAGCAACAGCTTGACGTAATCGAATTCCGTCCACGTTGATCCGAGCTTGGCGGAAGTAGTCGGGACCAACTTGTTTCCACGCATGTTGACTCGCATCAACATTAAAGAAATAGCGGAACCCACTATCAATGAGCAAACGATATTTCTCACCCGAATAATCGTGCCAATCTCCAACGTCACTGCCGTACGGATAAATCAGTTGCGTTGTTTTTCCGATCAATGGTTCTACGTCCTGTTTATAGCGTTTTAAATCGGCACGGATCGTAGGAACTGACTCTTTTCCGACCCAAATATGTCCGTACGTATGACTCGCGAACTGCCAGCCGTCATTGTTTAATGCGACGGCGGTCTGCTTCGCTTGTTTTCGTGCCGTTTCGACCTTTTCATTGTGCCCGTATTGATTATAAGAAGAACGATACCCGAGCACTCCGTTATAGCCTGTGATGCCGAGTAACCCTTTCGCGCCTTTATACGAAAAGTCAGGATGAGACTGTACGAACGCATCGACGATTGGTACGAGATCATAGGCACCATCGGGCTTTCCGACCATCGTATTGACGATTTTGCCGTCCTTCACTTTTAAATTCTTCGCAAATCCATCCCCTTCCATGTATTCGTAATAATTGACGTCATCCTGCGACAGCACGAGTGGCTGTTTTCCTTTTGGTAAACGAATCGGTGTCTCAACGATTTTGCCTTGTACGTCTTTTGCTAAATCAGTCGGTCGGACGAGTACGTAGCCTTTTTTGTATAAGGCGTCTAATATCCGTTCGAATTCCTGTTGCGTCACCATATAATCATCGTACCCTGCTTCCTTCCGGTCGTCATCGAATGCTTGTTTTGGATCAGCAATCAAAGAATGGAAAAAGAGGTGTGGGACCGGTTTTGCTACAGTGACAAGCGACTGCTTCGCCTGTTCATATTCTTCCGTCTTCTGGATTGTCTCTTTTGTCCGAAGAGGCTTTAACACCTTGATCGCTCGGTCATAATCGTACTGGGCAGCGTAGTGCTCGGCACGCTGCATCGCTTTTTCTATGTATTCCTGTTGCGAAGCTTGTCTTTTTTGTTCGGTTTCTCGTGGTTTTTCCGACCTTTTCTCAACGACTTCTTTTTCCCCACATCCACTTAGTAGAAGGCTCAGCGCCACACCACCAATGATCCATTTACGTTTCATGACTTTCGACTCCTTCATTAACTTTGACGTTTTCATTTCCATTTATTTTAACTATTCCCGATTATTCAGTCGATTAACTACTTTTCTAAGTCATTCCGTTTCGTTATGACTGCCCATCCAAAGCGGAACTTCCGCTTATTCGTCTTAAGGTGTTTAATGAAGGACGTAATGAAATTCACGGAGGTGCAATAACATGATTGAAAAGAACTTAATTAATGGTGAATGGTATGACACAACAGAAACAATTCCGGTCTACGACCCAGCAACAAAAACGTTGCTCGGACATGTTCCAGCAAGCTCAGCGGAAGACGCGCAACGTTCTGTTGACGCAGCGAGCGAGGCATTTGTTAAGTGGTCAAACGAAACAGCAGATACACGAGCGAACTTGGTTGACGCGTGGTACCGCTTGATCAACGAACACCGCGAGGAACTCGCCCGCATCATGACAACGGAACAAGGGAAACCGTACGTCGAAGCGCTCGGCGAAGTCGATTACGGTAATCAATACGTCCGGTGGTACGCTGAAGAAGCACGTCGGATTTACGGTGAAACGATTCCTGCTTCTGTTCCTGGGAAACGACTCTTCGTCGAAAAAGAACCAGTCGGTGTCGTCGCAGCGATCACACCATGGAACTTCCCGGCAGCGATGATCACACGTAAACTCGCACCGGCTCTTGCAGCAGGTTGTACAATTGTCCTTAAACCGTCAGAAGAGACACCGTTTACAGCACTTCGCCTCGTTGAACTAGCAGAAGAAGCAGGTATCCCTAAAGGTGTCATCAACGTCTTAACAGGTGACGCTGCAACGATCAGTGGTGTTTGGCAAACCGATTCCCGTGTTCGCAAAATCACGTTCACAGGTTCAACAGCCGTTGGAAAATTGATCATGCGTCAAGCAGCCGATACGATGAAAAAACTATCACTTGAACTCGGTGGACATGCACCATTCATCGTCACAGAAAATGCGGATCTCGACAAAGCCGTTGAAGGCGCGATGCGCTCGAAATTCCGCAACGGTGGTCAAGCCTGTGTCGCGACGAACCGTTTCTATGTGCAAGCATCGGTCCTTGACGAGTTTACGGAAAAATTCACAACTGCCGTCAAACAATTGCAAGTCGGTAACGGCATGGACGCTGACTCGACAGTTGGTCCATTGATCAACGCAAAAGCTGTCGCAAAAGTCAAAGCGCACATCGATGACGCTGTCGCAAAAGGCGCAACAATTCTGACAGGTGGTACGATTGACGAATCAGTCGGTCATTTCGTTACACCAACGGTACTTGCGAATGTCACAGAAGACATGCTCTGCATGCAGGAAGAAACGTTTGGTCCGCTCGCACCGATCTCTGTTTTTGAGACACTCGATGAAGTTATCGAACGGGCAAACAACACACCATACGGACTTGCAGCTTACGCGTTCTCAGAACGCATCGATGAAGCGTTGCTGCTCGGAAAACGACTCGAATACGGAATCGTCGGTCTAAACGATGGTGCACCATCTGCTGCACAAGCTCCATTTGGTGGTTATAAAGAGAGTGGTCTTGGCCGTGAAGGTGGCGTCTACGGCATCGAAGATTATCTCGAAGTCAAATACTTGTCACTCGGTTAATCGATTTAGCGACGCGTTTGAAACGAACTATCTCTACTCATAGGTCACCCCTCATTTCTTGCGTGAAATGAGGGGGTTTTTGTATGGCTCATGCTTGCATACTATTTTTAAGGTATGATTGAATTCAAACGATTTTAGGAAAAGGAGCGGTTGAAGAGTGGATGTCATCACCTTTGGGCAGAAAGAAAATAATCAATGCTACATAACAAGACCGGCTGTCTACGCTGTAATGTTCGATCGTCAGTTAGACAAAATAGCTGTCATTCAAAAAAGTGACGGCAAATCCTTTCTGCCGGGCGGAGGAATCGAGGCACACGAGACACACGACGATTGCCTCAGAAGAGAAGTCCTAGAAGAAACGGGAATGGAGGTCGAAATCAATGATTTCATCGGACAGGCAAGTCAATATTTCTATTCGCAAAATGAAACGACGTATTACTTAAATGAAGGGTATTTTTATCATTGTCATGCTGGACAAAACATACATGACCCAATCGAAGACGATCATCATCTAATATGGATTGATCCCCTTTCTGCGATAGAAGGATTATTCCACGCACATCAACGCTGGGCAGTCCAAAAAACGCTAAAATCAATTTAAATCGAAACAAAAGGTGCACGATTCTCTTCAGAGAAAACGTACACCTACTTTATTGCTTACTATCCTTTTTGAAAACAAACAACCTAGTCGTTATTCCACGTATTCATAGAGAACGACGCTCTCGATATAGTGAATAAAGCGGCGTAATTCCTTCTCCTCCTCGTTCGAGAGATCCCCTTCTTTCGACATATTGGCGATTTCAAGACGCTGGACTTCGATTGCTTTCAGACAGAGCTCTTCCTTCTGTTGATCGACGTCCTTGCCACCGATTGGTGACGACCACCGCGTATGTTTGAAGCGAAGTCGTTTATAGAACTCGAGCACACTTTGAACGACGTCTGGTGGGTACGATGAGCGGCAATTCTCGAGACGTTCGATCACTGTGCCCATTACCTTTTCATACAGTTCGTGCTCGACTTGCGTCATTTGAATCAACGCATCAGACGACATATTCGATCGTTTCCGTTTCCACCACAATTTACGGATCGGCTGGACGATTTGGAAGCGCGAATCCTTGCCGATTGCTTTGCGACGATTTTCAATCGAGCGGAAGACATCCTTTTTCAGCAGATCCGGCACCTTGTGCTCAGCGACGAAACGTTTTGATTCTTCCTTTTCCCACTGGACGGCTTCAAGACGAAGTGCTTTTAATTGATTATTGAATTGATCGAGTTCTTCTTGACTTTTTTCTTGCGCTCGCAGCAACCGAAGCATCACGTGGTACTCATTGAGTAAATCAAACGCAACGACCGCATTGTCTTCGTCCGTCACTTGTTTGATTTCTGAAATCGCACGACGAATCATCCGCTGTTTCTGTGCGTTTAAGTCGAGTGCAATTGGTGTTGCCGCCTCACCACGGTTCAAGACCGGTAAGAGAATGGTCGCAAGAACGAGCGTGTAGATGATGACACCCGCCGCAAGGAAAATGATTAGCGAACGTTCCGGGAAAGCTTCGCCAGACTCCGTCAAAAATGGTAACGACAAGACCCCGACCATCGTGATCGTTCCGCGAACACCAACCAGTGTTGTAATCAAATCTTGTTTAAAGGACGGTCGACGGTGATCCCGATCTTCTTTTTTGAAGAACCGATGATCAAACCAGTTGAAAAACATCGTCCAAACGAGACGAATCGCGAGAATGAACGAACCAATCTCGATGACATACAACATCAGACGCCAGTTGTTGATGGCATCATCTGCAAAGATTTCGCGTGTTGCTTCAGGTAATGTTAAACCGAGCAACAAGAAAATGATCCCGTTCAATGTATAAGCGATCATCGTCCAAATATTATCTGTCAACGTTTGCTCTTGTGCAAAGAACGTTTCTGTTCGCTCTTTAATCAAGGCGTGTAAGATACCACCTGTAACGACGGCAATGACGCCTGATGCATGAAATCCTTCTTCGGCAACGAAGAAGATGATAAATGGTGTCAGAATTTGGAGTAAAGCGTAGAAGACGACATCTTCAATACCCGCTCGACGCAAGCGTACCTTAAGAAAGTTCATTGCGAGTGAAATTATTAATCCGATCAACGCTCCGACGAAGAACATATAAAAGAATTCTGTCGTCGCACTCTGAATTGAGAAATAACCTGTTACGACAGCAGCAACTGCGTAACTAAACGCAACTAATCCCGATGCATCATTGATCAGCGATTCTCCACGAACAAGTGTTAAAATCTGTTCTGGAATCTGGACACGTTTTGCAATCCCGTTGACAGCAATCGGATCCGTCGGCGATAAAATTGCGGCTAAGGCAAAGGCAGCAGCCACTGGAATGACCGGAATCAACCAGTTGATGAAGTATCCTCCGACGATTGTCGTCAACAAGACGAGAATGATTGCATTTCCGAAGATTGCTGTTCGCATCCTCCATAAATCTTCACGCGGGAAGTGTGAACTATCGTTGTAAAGTAACGGAGCAATGAATAACAGGAGGAACCACTCCGATTCAACCTCGATCGTCAAGCCACTCATCAAGAGCGCAGCGACCGTTCCGGCGATGATTTGAATCAAGGCCGTTGGGATGAAGCGGATGTAATGTCCGATGACTTGTGTCAGTAAAATGAGCGCAAGCATCAATAAAATAAGTGATAGTGTTTCCATGGAAGACCCCTTCCTCTATTGTTTCTTTCTACCTATATCCTAACATAGTTTTTTTAACGATCCTGTCCGAACGCCTTATCGGACCGTTGCACAGCAATCATTTCTTCTGCTTGACGAATCAATTGTTCCCGGAGTTCCTGTGGTTCTATGACTCGAACGTCTGAACCAAGCCGCATCAATTGGCGTCCTAGAAACGACAGTTCAGTCACCGGAATCTGCCACGTCCGTTCAAATTGCGTCGGTAAAATCCCTTCTAGCAATCGCTCACCTAAAGATGATAATTCCAGTTTCACCGTCGTCATCGGTACGTCCGTCAAGTTCTGTTCTAAATCAGAAAAGGTCAAATCGTTCGCTGGCAACTCATGAAGCGATACGTTTAGAACTCGATCGACACGGAACTGACGAAATCCACGGTCTGTCCGTCCATAAAAATACCAACGATTATGTTCGAACGATAAGCCGATTGGATCCACTACGATCGACTTTTGACCTGTTGTCGTCTCATACAGAATATTCCCCATCCGTCCGCTCTCTAACAGGTCCAGTAACGCTGGATTTTGCGGTGACGGTGGTGTATCGATCGCTTGAAAGCGAAAACGCGTTTGCCACCTTGCAATTTGTTGTTCCGTCATTGTTGGTAACTCATTCGCATAGCGTTCAGCGACATCCTGTCGAATTGTACCGAACGGAAAATCGGGAATCTGCCCGACCCATTCGAGTAGGATGAACAAGACGATCGTCTCTTCATCCGTCAAGACGAGCGGCGGCATGTTCCGATGTGGCAGCATCCGGTACCCGCCCGCCACACCCGGTTCACTATAGATCGGATAACCATTGGCTGCAAGCACCGTCATGTCTCGTTGAATCGTCCGGATCGACACGTCGAACTCTTCAGCCAGTATTCGGGCGGAAAGGCGTTCTCCTCGATTTAAATAACGGACTAGACGCCATTGTCTCGTATTCATACATTTCCTCCTTAAATGACGACATCTTTTGTCGTCATTATACGCTAAGATGAAGTCACACGATGCAAAAGGAGGAATTATCATGTCTCAACCTACGACTGTACTTTATATCGCTTGCAGTCTCGACGGAAAAATCGCTCGCCTAGACGGTTCACTCGATTGGCTCTTTGCTGTTGCTGGAGATGGTGATAATGGATACCAAGCGTTTTACGATCAAGTCGGAGCTGTTATTATGGGTCGAAAAACATATGATGAAGTCCTTCAACTCAGTGAGACGTATCCGTACACGGATATTCCGAGCTATATCTATAGTCGAACGCAACGAACGTCCGAATCCGTAACCTTCACCGATGAACCGCTCGATCAATTACTCGAGCGAATCACACCAAAAATTGATGGAAAAGTTTGGCTCGTCGGTGGCGGCGAATTGATTCAAGAAGCGCTACGTTTACAGTGTGTCAGTTCAATCGAACTCGCGATTGCCCCTGTCATTATTGGAACGGGTATCCCATTATTTCCAGAAGGAACCGTTGAGACGAAACTTCGCTTGAAGGAGAGTCGTCAATCGGGACAATTCCTGATGGCGACATATGATGTCTTGACTTAAACAAAACAACAGCCAGTTCGAGAAATCCGAACTGGCTGTTCGTTTACATCGTCTTATGCATTTTTCTTTGCCTTTTTCTCTTTCGGTTCCGTCCATTTGAAGATTTTGTTCATGACGTTGTAAATCCGTTTTGATTCCTTCGTCATTAATGGTCCGAGGATCGCGAGAATTAAAACATACAGTGCCGAGAATGGTGACAAGATGTCCATCAATCCACCGGCGATTCCGAGATTCGCGACGATGATCGAGAACTCCCCACGCGAGACGATCGTTAAGCCGATGTTTGAAGATGCTTTATGCGATAATCCGGCTTTACGGCCCGCAATCATTCCCGCGACATAGTTTCCGATGATCGTGATAACGACGGCACCGAGCGCGAGCCAGACCGCGTCAAGAAGCATCGTCGGATCGATACTCAATCCGAAACTAAAGAAGAAGATCGCACCGAAGAAATCACGGAATGGTACGACAAGATGTTCGATGCGCTCCCCTTGATCGGTTTCTGAGAAAACAAGACCGAGTAACAATGCTCCGATTGCTTCTGCGACATGGATTGTTTCTGAAAAACCAGCGATGAAGAACAGTGCGGCAAAGACGACAATGATGAATACTTCATCTGAAGCGATTTTTAGCATCTTATTCAAAAGTGGTGTTGCTTTCCGAGCAACGATGAAGAACAGCAACATATAGCCGAGGGCGATCAAAATTGAAGTAAGTGACGCGAGCAATGTCGTACCACCACCGAGAAGCAGTCCTGATAAGACCGACAAGTAGACCGCGAGGAAGATATCTTCAAACATGATGATTCCAAGAATGAGCTCCGTCTCCGTGTTGCCGGTCCGGCGAAGATCAACGAGAACTTTTGCAACGATCGCACTCGAAGAAATCGTGATAATTCCGGCGATGACGAGGACTTCATAGAGAGGGAATCCGGCGATGAATCCATACAACAGACCACCGGTAAAGTTAATCGATAAATAAATCGTTCCGCTCGTAACAATCGATTTTCCAGACCGGATCAACTTACCGATCGAGAATTCGAGACCGAGATAGAATAAGAGGAACAGGACGCCAATTCGCCCGAGGAAGCTGATGAATTCAGCACTTTCAATGAACTTGAAGTCTAGTATCCCGATTGTCGGAGCGTGCGGTCCAACAATCATCCCGAGGATGATCAGAAACGGGATGATCGAGAAATTGAGTCTGTTCGCGAGCACTGCCGCGATCGCCACTAAGATAAGCGCGGTACCGACTTCAAATATGAGATGATCCATATATTATCCGCCTCCTTCGATTGAGAATAATTCTTTCGTGATGTGACGGATGTTTTGACGTTCGCCTGACAGGACAATCGTATCACCAGATTCAAGACGCGTATCTGGTCCCGGATTCAGCGATTTCGAACGGTCATGCTTTAAAACTGCAATGATCGAGATGTCATATTGGTTGCGGACATCGAGCTCTCCGATTGTCCGATTGTTGACTTTTGAATCTTGACCGACTTTGAACCACTCGATGACGAGATCATCAAATGCTAATTCAATCTTTTCAAGATCCTTCGGCTTATAGGATAATCCTCCGAGAATTCCTGCCATCTGACGAGCTTCTGCGTCATTAAATGTCACGCTCGAGATGCTCTCATCAAAATCGTCGTCATCATAATGATGCATCTCCCGGCGTCCGTCGTCGTGGACGATGACGACCACCTTATCTCCTCGTGTTGTGATGCCTTCGAACTTACGTCCGATTCCTGGTAAGTCTACTTCGCGCATATCCATCTGTTAGTTCCTCCTTTTTTTGATTTTACAAATGATGATTCGCTTTGTGGATGAGTGTCTTGAATGTCTCATCACTCAATATATCTTGAAGGTCATGCAGCTGTTTCAAATCCGCTTTCGCCATTATGACAAACCCGTCCTCCTCAATGAATGCCACGCGATCTCCTTCCTCCACTTGCAAGGCCTGCCGAATTTTTTTAGGGATGGTGATCTGTCCTTTTGACGTTAACTTTGATAGCTCCATCACGAACTTCCTTCTTTCTGTGTTTTTCTTGTATTCCTTACTTCCTTACTTTTCTTATTTCCAATATAACATAGTTCTAAACTTATTCCGAGTGTTTTGCTTTGAATTAAAAAATTCTTTTGCACTCGTTTTGAATGCAAAAGAATCATTTGTACCTATTCACTTATTATTTTTGGTTTAATTAACTCTTCAACGATTTTTGTTAATCGTTCTTTATAGTCTTCAATTTCATATACATGTTTTATTTTATTTCGAACATTTGGTTCATCTCGAAGAGTGATGTACTTATTGTTTACAGAGTTTAAATGAAGGCGACAAATCCATTTCCTATTACTATCATCAATAAGAATATTGAAATAACTAGCATTATCACGATAAAAAATTCTATTTTTATCAATTGCAGTTCCTAATAAAACTTTCACTGTAGCATATCCTTCAATTTCTTCTTGTGTAGTTTCAATTGATCTAGGAATTGGAATATCATCTTGAATCTCAGTTGTTTCTTGAATCTCAATATTTTTTTCAATCGGTTCTAATGTCGATTCTTGTTCACCCGAGATAACATTTTTAAGCTTTTCATTTAAACTTTCATTTATAAATTGGTTAAAAGCTTTTTGAACTATAGGTCTGAATTTGTCAATTACTGCTTGGGTTTTAATTCCTTGATACGAATCATGTATCAACATTTTTATAAAATCATCGCTTGGAATTTCTAAAATGCTTTTCAATTGATCCTTTATAGCATTTAAATATTTTAATTCTTCAGCAGTAGAAAGAATTGTATCAACATTAAATTCTTGTTTTTTAAACTTTTGAAGTTCTTTTATATCACTATCTTTTATAGATGATAATTTAATCTCAAAAAATGGAACTGAATCCATGACATTAGGCGTTTCTAAATCTGTATAAAATCTATAAACATCTCCATTAGTTAGTATCGCAAATTTTGCATTTGTCGTGCCGAAATATCTAAATAATTGAGAATCATGTTTTGTTAAACGTTCTTTTATAGATTTTGCTTCAATAAGGATTGTTGGCTTTCCATGATCCATAATTGCATAATCTACTTTTTCTCCCTTTTTAATACCAACATCCGCGATATATTCTGGTGTGAACTCTGCAGGATTAAAGACATCATATCCAAGCATTTGAAAAAAGGGCATAATTAGAGCAGTTTTGGTTGCTTCTTCAGTAGAGATTGAATCTTTCAATTGATAAATTCTTTGAGAGATATTTCGAATTTCTAATGCGAAGTTTTCCATTTTTTCACTCCTCATAAATGTTAGTTGTATTAATTATACACTATTATAAATAGTTATCCTTTTAAAAAATAAAATAACCATTATTTTCTTCTAATATAATCGTCTCTTATAATCGCATAAATCTTTAAATCCCAGAAACGCTCTTTAACAAATAAAGCACTTCGCGAGACCCCTTCGAACGTCATGCCGATCTTTTCCATGACACGAGCGGATCCGTCGTTCGCAACAAAACAACGGGCTTGAATGCGCTCGAGTCCAAGTGTTTCAAAACCGTACTGCAAAAGACGCGCTGCTGCTTCCGGCATCAAACCCTTCCCCCAGTACTCGCGCGACAGCGCATAGCCGAGCTCAGCTTGCTGTTGCTCAAACGAGACTTTGATGAAATCAATCGTTCCGATGACTCGTCCGCTCGTTTTGTCTTCGATCGCCCAAGGTGCCGGATTTCCTTGCTCGTATTGTCGAAGGATATGTTTGACGAATTGCTCGGAATCCGCAAGTGTCTTGTGGGCATGCCAACTGACATACCGCGCCGTCTCCTCATCTTTTGTATAGGCATAGATATCTGTTGCATCTTCTATGCGAACCGGACGTAAGCGGAGTCGCTCCGTTTCGAGTACGGGTAATGCCTGATATAAATCAATCGTTGATAACATAATTGAACCCTTCTTCCCTTGATTTTTTCCAAGTATACCCACTCTTCAGAAAAAAGTATAGAGATATACGAAAACGTTATCAGAATTTTCTGGTATACTATTGGAAAATGATGTAAGAAAGGGTGCTGTCATGTCTTCTCGGGAACGAACACTCTTGAGCGCGCTCGGTATTTCACAGTTTGGTGATTTCATTTATCTCGTTGCGATCAACGTTTACATCTATCGCTTGACCGGCTCAGCGTCAGCCGTCGCTGCGCTTTGGATCATCAGTCCGGTCGTCTCTCTCGTCATCAAGTCGGTTGCAGGTAGCTGGGTCGACCGCTCCGACTTACGTCGTCTGTTGATTCAGACCGATTTATTGCGTGCTTTTTTAATCGGTATCATGCCATTTATACCCTTATCGCTGCTTTACATCGACTTGATTGCCTTAGCCATCGTCAAAGCGGTCGTCGAACCCGCTACCTTAACCTACATCACGACGCTTGTTCCGAAAGACGACCG
This window of the Exiguobacterium acetylicum genome carries:
- a CDS encoding type I restriction endonuclease, with protein sequence MENFALEIRNISQRIYQLKDSISTEEATKTALIMPFFQMLGYDVFNPAEFTPEYIADVGIKKGEKVDYAIMDHGKPTILIEAKSIKERLTKHDSQLFRYFGTTNAKFAILTNGDVYRFYTDLETPNVMDSVPFFEIKLSSIKDSDIKELQKFKKQEFNVDTILSTAEELKYLNAIKDQLKSILEIPSDDFIKMLIHDSYQGIKTQAVIDKFRPIVQKAFNQFINESLNEKLKNVISGEQESTLEPIEKNIEIQETTEIQDDIPIPRSIETTQEEIEGYATVKVLLGTAIDKNRIFYRDNASYFNILIDDSNRKWICRLHLNSVNNKYITLRDEPNVRNKIKHVYEIEDYKERLTKIVEELIKPKIISE
- a CDS encoding GNAT family N-acetyltransferase codes for the protein MLSTIDLYQALPVLETERLRLRPVRIEDATDIYAYTKDEETARYVSWHAHKTLADSEQFVKHILRQYEQGNPAPWAIEDKTSGRVIGTIDFIKVSFEQQQAELGYALSREYWGKGLMPEAAARLLQYGFETLGLERIQARCFVANDGSARVMEKIGMTFEGVSRSALFVKERFWDLKIYAIIRDDYIRRK